AAGCGATCGCTTCCTCGCGAGTCGGACGATGGACAATCAATTTGCCGATCATCGAATCGTAATAAGGAGGGACGGTGTAGCCGGCGTAGACGTGCGAATCAAAGCGGACGCCGAGTCCTCCGGGAGCGAAAAACGATTCGATTTTACCCGGGTTGGGCATGAAGTTCTTATCGGGGTTTTCGGCGTTGATCCGACATTCGATCGACGACCCGCGACATTGGATGTCATCCTGGGTGAATGGCAACGGTTGCCCCGCGGCGACACAGATCTGTTGCTTGATCAGATCGACCCCGGTCACCATTTCGGTTACCGGATGTTCGACCTGAATCCGCGCGTTGACCTCGATAAAGTAGAAGTCATCGTTCTTGTCGACGATAAATTCGACAGTACCGGCGTTGTAATAGTTCGCGTTCTGAATCATCCGAACCGCTGCGTCGCAGATCTCTTTACGTCGCTTGTCGGGCAACAACGGCGACGGCGCCTCTTCGATCAATTTTTGATGGCGGCGTTGAACCGAACAATCGCGTTCGTGCAGATGGACGACGTTCCCTTGTTGATCGGCGATGATCTGAACTTCGATATGCCGCGGCTGTTCGATAAACTTCTCCAGATAGACGCCGCCGTTTCCAAACGCTGCTTCGGCTTCTTGACGGGCCTGTTGCAACGCGGTCTCGAGCACCTCGGGCGACTCCGCAACTCGCATCCCTTTACCACCACCACCGGCAGTCGCTTTGATCAACACCGGGTATCCGATCGTCTTGGCGACGGCCAATGCTTCTTCGGTGTCGGTCAACAGTCCGTCGCTGCCAGGAACCACAGGGACGCCAGCGGATTGCGCCAGGGCGCGGGCGGAGTTCTTATCGCCAAGCATTTCCATCGATTCGGGCAGTGGTCCGATGAAATCGATGTTACAGCTGCGGCAGACCTCATTGAAGTCAGCGTTTTCGGCGAGAAAGCCATAACCGGGGTGGATCGCCTCGGCACCGCCCACTTCGGCCGCGCTGATCACTTGATCGATCCGCAGATAGCTTTCCGCACTTCGCGCCGGACCGATACAAAACGCCGCGTCCGCCAACCGGACATGCGCCGATTCGCGATCCGCTTCGCTGTAAACGGCGACCGATTCAATGCCCATTTCGCGGCAGGCACGGATAATTCGCAGCGCGATTTCACCACGGTTTGCAATGAGGATCCGGTTATACATCCGATTGAAAATTTCCAGGGGCTGAGGCGGGCGTTGTTGGATAACCTGGCAGCCGATCGAAGACCGGCTACCGGCGATTTGAAGCGTTGGGACACTGACGCTCGCGACGCCAATGCGTCGCGGTCAGCGTTTGGGAGACATCGCGATGCGTTACGCCGAGGTGTCGATTTTGAACAATGGTTTGCCAAAATCGACAGCTTCGCCATCTTTGGCCAACACAGCAACGACTTTGCCCGAGATCTCCGCTGGGATTTCGTTGAAGACTTTCATCGCTTCGACGATACAAATAGTTGTCTCAGCGTTGATCGAGTCACCTACGTTAACAAACGTGGGGGATTCAGGATTTGGACGCGCGTAGAACGTGCCGACCATCGGAGCCTTGATGATCGCGATGTTCGCGCCATCGGTCTCCGCAGCGGCAACCGGTGCCGGCGCTGCCGCAGCGACCGGCGCTTGCATCATCATCGGAGCGGGGGCTGCAGCGACTCCGCCACGACAAAGTTTGATTTGTTTCTCGTCCTGCTTCAAATCAACTTCGGCAAGGTTGTGCTCTTCCATCAGCTCGACGAGCTTGCGGATCTGTTCGATATCAAAAACGTCGCCTGACATGTTCACTCCAACATGGGTTCCACAACGACACCTAAAAGCGTCTCATACAGCGATTGGCATCGCAGTTCGTTGCGTTGTACTATATTTGGCATGGACGGGGGTGGTAGCCGCGAGCTCGTTGTAATCGACGAACTCCGCAGGCATTAGCGCACCCATTGGTACGCCGGGTCACTTTTTACAGGATTACCGTGCAATCATCGAGACCCTTTGGCAAACTCGATAAGACTTCGTAGCCATTTTCGGTCACCAAGACATCATCTTCGATCCGCACCCCCAGTTTCCCGGGTAGGTAGATCCCCGGTTCGACGGTGACGATCATCCCCGTTTGCAGCTCCCCTTCAGTGATTGCCGAAATTCGGGGCGATTCATGGACTTGCAAACCGATTCCATGCCCCAAACCGTGGCTGAAGTAATCCCCAAATCCGGCGTCAGCGATCACGTCGCGCGCTGCGGCGTCGACAGTTTTCAAGGCAACGCCAGGGCCAATCGCCGAAATTGCTGCCATTTGAGCCTCCAAAACGACAGGATAAATTTCCGCCATTTCGGCCGACGGGGCACCAATCGCCGTCATCCGTGTCAAATCGCTCGTATACCCTTTATATTTGGCTCCCCAATCGAGCAGTAGCGCGGGATCGTCGCCGATCCGTCGCTGGCCTGGCTGGGCATGCGGCAGGGCGGCATTGGGTCCAATCGCCGCAATGGTAGCAAAGCCGCAACCTTCGCCGCCAAAGTGACGGATCCAGTGTTCGACGTTATGAGCGATTTCGAGTTCGGTTTGTCCGTGCCGCAACGTCGCTCGGATCGCCAAAAACGTTCGCTCCGCAATCCGCACCGCTTCGCGAATCGTCTCGATTTCCGACGCTTCTTTAATTTGACGCAATTGCGGCACGAGCCCGTTGGCTGGGACCAAGGTCTGATTCGCCAGGACCGATCGAAAGCCTTCCGCCAATCCCCAACTGATATCATTTGCGTCCAAGCCGACCGTTTTGACAGAGAAGTCCTCGACCGCTTGGCCAACCAATTGGGTCATCGTCCGCTCGGGACCGCGGACAAACGCTTCCAGGTCGCCACACTCTTGTTCGATCTGCGTCTCGTAACGCCGGTCGCTGAGGATCGCCGCTCGCGATCCGGAGATCAAAAGATAGCTGCTATCGCCGGTGAAGCCGGACAAATAGCGGACATCGGTTTCGCCGGTCACCAGCAGACAATCGACAGATTGCTGGGCTAGCAAATCTCGCAGTTTTTCAATTCGTGTGGGCATCGATTCGCGTCGCTCCGCTGAAAGTAGAATAGACGGGTGTTGCGGCGCGCGATGCCGCTGCGAAACTTGATCGGTAGGAAAATCCCCACGGCTTGAGCATCGTATGGGTTCAATACGACACAACGCGGCGAGAGACGTTCGGCCAATGCTATCATCGCTGCGTTCAGATGAAAACGATCGGCGACGCGTTGCCTCGTCCGCGAGTTGCGTTGGAATGGGTTCGCCGGACCGAAGGTGCGACGGCGAGCAGCAAACCGCGACGCTGCAAGATCGCGGAACAGCTGGGACCGAGCGTGACTATCTAGTACGCACCTTCGCAGAACGCGACCGTCTTGATCGTGCGGGTTAAGATGTAGCAATCCAA
Above is a genomic segment from Rosistilla ulvae containing:
- the accC gene encoding acetyl-CoA carboxylase biotin carboxylase subunit; this encodes MYNRILIANRGEIALRIIRACREMGIESVAVYSEADRESAHVRLADAAFCIGPARSAESYLRIDQVISAAEVGGAEAIHPGYGFLAENADFNEVCRSCNIDFIGPLPESMEMLGDKNSARALAQSAGVPVVPGSDGLLTDTEEALAVAKTIGYPVLIKATAGGGGKGMRVAESPEVLETALQQARQEAEAAFGNGGVYLEKFIEQPRHIEVQIIADQQGNVVHLHERDCSVQRRHQKLIEEAPSPLLPDKRRKEICDAAVRMIQNANYYNAGTVEFIVDKNDDFYFIEVNARIQVEHPVTEMVTGVDLIKQQICVAAGQPLPFTQDDIQCRGSSIECRINAENPDKNFMPNPGKIESFFAPGGLGVRFDSHVYAGYTVPPYYDSMIGKLIVHRPTREEAIACMLRALYELEVGGIATTASLHRKILEHPEFIEGRHDTTFIAREFSS
- the accB gene encoding acetyl-CoA carboxylase biotin carboxyl carrier protein gives rise to the protein MSGDVFDIEQIRKLVELMEEHNLAEVDLKQDEKQIKLCRGGVAAAPAPMMMQAPVAAAAPAPVAAAETDGANIAIIKAPMVGTFYARPNPESPTFVNVGDSINAETTICIVEAMKVFNEIPAEISGKVVAVLAKDGEAVDFGKPLFKIDTSA
- a CDS encoding M24 family metallopeptidase; this encodes MPTRIEKLRDLLAQQSVDCLLVTGETDVRYLSGFTGDSSYLLISGSRAAILSDRRYETQIEQECGDLEAFVRGPERTMTQLVGQAVEDFSVKTVGLDANDISWGLAEGFRSVLANQTLVPANGLVPQLRQIKEASEIETIREAVRIAERTFLAIRATLRHGQTELEIAHNVEHWIRHFGGEGCGFATIAAIGPNAALPHAQPGQRRIGDDPALLLDWGAKYKGYTSDLTRMTAIGAPSAEMAEIYPVVLEAQMAAISAIGPGVALKTVDAAARDVIADAGFGDYFSHGLGHGIGLQVHESPRISAITEGELQTGMIVTVEPGIYLPGKLGVRIEDDVLVTENGYEVLSSLPKGLDDCTVIL